The following proteins are encoded in a genomic region of Mycobacterium sp. 155:
- a CDS encoding PadR family transcriptional regulator: MSLRMAALGLLAQHPGSGYDLLGRFEQSMANVWPATQSQLYGELNKLAAAGLIEVSDIGPRGRKEYRITTAGRAELMRWILDPSDDPPERHAELLRVFLLSELPPAQAREHLVALADHGAAEVERLKTLEASVTWTDDAADFYAHAALEFGLRLNAMQREWATWLTARLDEHD; the protein is encoded by the coding sequence ATGAGTTTGCGAATGGCCGCACTCGGCCTCCTGGCCCAGCACCCCGGCAGCGGATATGACCTGCTCGGGCGATTCGAGCAGTCGATGGCCAACGTGTGGCCGGCCACCCAGAGCCAGCTCTACGGCGAGCTCAACAAACTGGCCGCAGCAGGACTGATCGAGGTCTCCGACATCGGGCCGCGCGGCCGCAAGGAATACCGGATCACCACGGCCGGTCGGGCCGAACTGATGCGCTGGATCCTCGACCCGTCCGACGATCCTCCGGAACGCCACGCCGAACTCCTGCGGGTCTTCCTCCTGAGTGAACTGCCGCCCGCCCAGGCCCGCGAGCACCTCGTTGCCCTTGCCGACCACGGCGCCGCCGAGGTGGAACGGCTCAAGACCCTCGAAGCTTCTGTCACCTGGACCGATGACGCGGCGGATTTCTACGCGCACGCCGCGCTGGAGTTCGGGCTGCGCCTCAACGCCATGCAGCGGGAGTGGGCAACGTGGCTCACCGCCCGACTTGACGAACACGACTGA
- a CDS encoding carotenoid oxygenase family protein, protein MTSAQPVGETDFFRRGNYAPVADELTEYDLPVEGAIPPELDGWYLRNGPNPRQATAHWFTGDGMIHGIRIESGAAKWYRNRWVRTDSFIKDFPLYNADGSRNLRASIANTHVVNHAGRTLALVESSLPYEITNELETLGAYDFGGKLVDSMTAHPKICPTTGELHFFGYGSIFEPYVTYHRVDAAGELTVNRPVDVKSHTMMHDFAMTSGHVIFMDLPVVFDLDVALKGDGDMPYRWSDDYGARFGVMRRDDPNAPIRWFDIDPCYVFHVVNAHEIGNSIVLHAVRYPELWRENGGFDAEGALWEWRIDLTTGTVTERQLDDAGVEFPRIDDRLAGLNARYSVAVGSNGWIRYDLTTGAAVRHDLGSGGPGEAVFVPGTGAADESNGWYLGYVYDPERDGSDLVILDACAFAGEPVAKIALPQRVPYGFHGNWISG, encoded by the coding sequence ATGACCTCAGCCCAGCCCGTCGGCGAAACCGACTTCTTCCGGCGCGGCAACTACGCGCCCGTCGCCGACGAACTCACCGAATACGACCTGCCCGTCGAAGGCGCGATCCCGCCCGAGCTGGACGGCTGGTACCTGCGCAATGGACCCAATCCGCGCCAGGCGACCGCGCACTGGTTCACCGGCGACGGGATGATCCACGGCATCCGCATCGAAAGTGGCGCTGCCAAGTGGTACCGCAACCGCTGGGTCCGTACCGATAGCTTCATCAAGGACTTTCCGCTCTACAACGCCGACGGCAGCCGCAACCTACGGGCCTCGATCGCCAACACTCACGTGGTCAACCACGCCGGCCGGACTCTCGCGCTGGTGGAAAGCTCGCTGCCGTACGAGATCACCAACGAGCTGGAGACGTTGGGCGCCTACGACTTCGGTGGCAAACTCGTGGATTCGATGACAGCGCATCCCAAGATCTGCCCTACGACGGGGGAACTTCATTTCTTCGGCTACGGCAGCATTTTTGAGCCGTACGTCACCTATCATCGGGTCGACGCCGCCGGTGAACTCACCGTCAACCGGCCGGTGGATGTCAAGTCGCACACCATGATGCACGACTTTGCGATGACCTCCGGTCACGTCATCTTCATGGACCTGCCGGTGGTGTTCGATCTCGACGTCGCGCTCAAGGGCGACGGTGACATGCCCTACCGGTGGAGCGATGACTACGGTGCCCGCTTCGGCGTCATGCGCCGTGACGATCCGAATGCCCCGATCCGTTGGTTCGACATCGACCCGTGCTATGTCTTTCATGTGGTGAATGCGCATGAGATCGGCAATTCGATTGTGCTGCACGCGGTCCGCTACCCCGAACTGTGGCGGGAAAACGGCGGATTCGACGCGGAGGGGGCGCTGTGGGAATGGCGAATCGACCTGACGACAGGCACCGTCACCGAGCGTCAGCTCGACGATGCCGGCGTGGAGTTCCCACGGATCGATGACCGCCTCGCGGGCCTGAATGCGCGCTACTCCGTGGCGGTCGGCTCCAACGGCTGGATCCGCTATGACTTGACCACGGGCGCCGCGGTGCGCCACGACCTGGGTTCCGGCGGTCCGGGTGAGGCGGTGTTCGTTCCCGGCACCGGTGCGGCCGACGAGAGCAACGGGTGGTATCTCGGCTACGTCTACGATCCGGAACGTGATGGCAGCGATCTGGTGATCCTCGATGCTTGTGCCTTCGCCGGCGAGCCGGTGGCGAAAATCGCGCTGCCGCAGCGTGTTCCCTACGGATTCCACGGCAACTGGATCAGCGGCTAA
- a CDS encoding cation:proton antiporter — protein sequence MTGIGFGTLALIVVIGLTGPALASVPRMRIPVVIGELLAGIIFGRTGFGVIDHTDPTFSLLANIGFALVMFVVGTHVPVRDTTLHSAIPKALLRALLVGAVAAVLGVVLARVFGTAHALMYAVLMASSSAALALPVIDGLRLQGPQVLSVTAQIAIADAASIVLLPLVIDIQRAPRAALGALAIAGCAVVVYVLLWAESRVGLRKRLHHYSEDHEFALELRISLILLFTLAAVAVATHVSIMLAGFALGLVISAIGEPRRLARQLFGITDGFFGPLFFVWLGASLQVRELGHDPKLIVLGAALGFGAVLAHTAGRLMGQSLPLAVFSAAQLGVPVAAATLGTEQHLLRPGEGSAMMLGALITIATTSVAGALAARSAAATKQPPEAA from the coding sequence ATGACGGGCATCGGCTTCGGAACGCTCGCACTGATCGTGGTGATCGGGCTCACCGGCCCGGCGCTGGCATCGGTGCCGCGGATGCGGATCCCGGTGGTGATCGGTGAGCTGCTGGCCGGAATCATCTTCGGTAGAACCGGATTCGGTGTCATCGACCACACCGACCCGACCTTCTCGTTGTTGGCTAACATCGGCTTCGCGCTGGTCATGTTCGTCGTCGGCACCCACGTTCCGGTGCGAGATACCACGCTGCACAGCGCGATTCCCAAGGCGCTGCTACGGGCACTGCTGGTGGGTGCGGTGGCCGCGGTGCTCGGCGTGGTGCTGGCCCGGGTGTTCGGCACTGCTCACGCGCTGATGTATGCCGTGCTGATGGCGTCGTCGTCCGCGGCGCTTGCCCTGCCGGTGATCGACGGACTGCGGTTGCAGGGCCCACAGGTGCTTTCGGTCACGGCCCAGATCGCCATCGCGGATGCGGCGTCGATTGTCTTGCTGCCCTTGGTGATCGATATTCAGCGGGCTCCGCGGGCAGCTCTGGGGGCGCTGGCCATCGCCGGCTGCGCCGTGGTGGTGTACGTATTGCTGTGGGCCGAGAGCCGGGTCGGACTGAGGAAACGACTACACCATTACTCCGAGGATCACGAGTTCGCCCTCGAATTGCGCATCAGCTTGATTCTTTTGTTCACGCTCGCGGCTGTCGCTGTCGCGACCCACGTATCGATCATGCTGGCCGGCTTCGCGCTGGGTTTGGTGATATCGGCGATCGGTGAGCCACGCCGGTTGGCCCGGCAGCTCTTCGGCATCACCGACGGGTTCTTCGGGCCGCTGTTCTTCGTGTGGTTGGGGGCTTCATTACAGGTGCGGGAGCTCGGCCACGATCCCAAACTCATCGTGCTCGGCGCTGCGCTGGGTTTCGGTGCCGTGCTCGCTCACACTGCGGGTCGGTTGATGGGCCAGTCGTTGCCGCTGGCGGTGTTCTCGGCAGCGCAGCTGGGGGTGCCAGTGGCCGCCGCGACATTGGGCACTGAACAACATCTGCTCAGGCCGGGGGAGGGATCAGCGATGATGCTCGGGGCGCTCATCACCATCGCGACGACGTCAGTCGCCGGGGCGCTGGCCGCGCGCTCGGCGGCGGCCACGAAGCAACCACCGGAGGCGGCCTGA
- a CDS encoding PadR family transcriptional regulator, whose amino-acid sequence MNTPFTPPNPPFGPGGFGFGFGPDDRRTQHEERRRARREFRDHVREESAGHHGPFGRGFGGPGFGPGFGFGPGFGPGFGPGFGGGPRGRGRSGRNSGRGRRGDVRAAILKLLTERPMHGYEMTQQIAERSDNLWRPSPGSVYPTLQLLVDEGLIAPAESEGSKKTFELTDEGRAAAEQIETAPWDAITEDADPNAVNMRAAVGQLMGAVAQSVHTASEEQQQRILDIVNGARREIYQILGEE is encoded by the coding sequence ATGAACACCCCATTCACACCTCCCAATCCACCGTTCGGCCCAGGCGGCTTCGGTTTCGGCTTCGGCCCCGACGATCGTCGTACCCAGCACGAGGAGCGGCGCCGGGCCCGGCGCGAGTTCCGCGATCACGTCCGCGAAGAGTCCGCAGGCCATCACGGCCCGTTCGGCCGCGGTTTCGGTGGTCCCGGTTTCGGCCCGGGTTTCGGATTCGGCCCCGGCTTCGGCCCGGGTTTCGGTCCCGGTTTCGGCGGCGGCCCCCGTGGTCGCGGTCGCAGTGGACGCAACAGCGGCCGCGGCAGGCGCGGTGACGTCCGTGCCGCCATCCTCAAACTGCTGACCGAGCGTCCCATGCACGGCTACGAGATGACCCAGCAGATCGCCGAACGCAGCGACAACTTGTGGCGGCCCAGCCCGGGCTCGGTCTATCCGACCCTGCAGCTGCTGGTCGACGAGGGCCTGATCGCCCCGGCCGAAAGCGAAGGCAGCAAGAAGACTTTCGAGCTGACCGACGAAGGCCGCGCGGCCGCCGAACAGATCGAAACCGCGCCCTGGGACGCCATCACCGAGGACGCCGACCCCAACGCTGTCAATATGCGCGCCGCTGTCGGCCAGCTGATGGGCGCCGTCGCCCAGTCGGTGCACACCGCGAGCGAAGAACAGCAGCAACGCATCCTCGACATCGTCAACGGCGCACGCCGCGAGATCTACCAGATCCTCGGCGAGGAGTAG
- a CDS encoding class I SAM-dependent methyltransferase, producing MPRGGYDASCLDRLLETDRLEYLDRDDDGDNGADTRKRQVIDALDWTGRFFGNHEKFAAIALDLVAEVPDPRILELGAGHGGLSRQLLVNHPSAHVTVSDVDQASVAALAAGELGTHPRAEVRRLDATGIDAADGAFDLAVFALSFHHLTPSQASRVFAEGTRVADRLLIIDLPRPPALLHLLRLAVMLPAAPFVPFLHDGVISSLRSYSPSALRSLALHADRTIEVELRSGVTLPQIVIARRG from the coding sequence ATGCCCCGCGGCGGCTACGACGCATCCTGTCTGGACCGGCTGCTGGAGACCGACCGGCTGGAATACCTCGACCGCGACGACGACGGAGACAACGGCGCCGATACGCGCAAACGGCAGGTGATCGACGCCCTGGACTGGACCGGCCGGTTCTTCGGCAACCACGAGAAGTTCGCGGCGATCGCGCTGGACCTGGTCGCCGAGGTGCCCGACCCGCGAATTCTGGAGCTCGGCGCCGGGCACGGCGGGCTGTCACGCCAGCTGCTGGTCAATCATCCGTCGGCGCATGTCACCGTCTCCGACGTCGACCAGGCCTCGGTGGCCGCACTGGCCGCGGGCGAGCTCGGCACTCATCCCCGCGCAGAAGTCCGGCGGCTCGACGCCACCGGGATCGATGCCGCCGACGGCGCTTTCGACCTGGCGGTGTTTGCCTTGTCCTTTCATCACCTGACTCCATCGCAGGCCTCCCGGGTGTTCGCCGAGGGCACCCGCGTCGCGGACAGGCTGCTGATCATCGACCTGCCGCGCCCGCCCGCCCTGCTGCATCTGCTGAGGCTCGCGGTGATGCTGCCGGCCGCGCCGTTCGTCCCGTTCCTCCACGACGGCGTCATCAGCTCGTTGCGCTCCTACAGCCCCTCGGCACTGCGCAGCCTCGCCCTGCACGCCGACCGGACCATCGAGGTCGAACTGCGCAGCGGGGTCACACTGCCCCAGATCGTCATCGCACGCCGTGGCTAG
- a CDS encoding oxidoreductase: MQTFPLGPFAVSRVGFGAMQLPGPGVFGPPRDREQALSVLRRAIELGVNHIDTAQFYGPAVANELIRAALHPYPSDLALVSKVGARRDEQGLWLPAQDPGELRRGIEDNLRTLDTDRLAAVNLRVHNGDGIGAPATVDHELFERQLTAMIAARDEGLIDAVGLSNISSEHLRIALGHTAIACVQNAYNIIDRSAQPVLDLCVEHGIAFVPFFPLGSAFDPNSPVLGNDVVRQAAVDLGYTPAQIVLAWTLSVAPNVLLIPGTSSPTHLVENLAVADIALPEDISDRLDGVSR, encoded by the coding sequence ATGCAGACCTTCCCCTTAGGTCCGTTCGCGGTGTCGCGCGTCGGGTTCGGTGCCATGCAATTGCCCGGGCCCGGCGTGTTCGGCCCGCCGCGGGACCGCGAGCAAGCTCTGTCGGTGCTCCGACGCGCAATCGAGTTGGGCGTCAACCACATCGACACCGCACAGTTCTACGGACCCGCCGTCGCCAACGAGTTGATCCGTGCCGCGCTACACCCCTACCCGTCGGACCTCGCGCTGGTCAGCAAGGTCGGTGCCCGCCGCGACGAGCAGGGGCTGTGGCTACCCGCACAAGACCCCGGGGAACTCCGCCGCGGCATCGAGGACAACCTGCGGACTCTCGACACCGACCGGCTAGCCGCAGTGAACCTACGCGTTCACAACGGCGACGGGATCGGTGCCCCCGCCACCGTCGACCATGAGCTGTTCGAGCGGCAACTGACGGCTATGATCGCGGCCCGCGACGAAGGATTGATCGATGCCGTAGGCCTCAGCAACATCTCCTCTGAGCATCTGCGGATTGCCTTGGGCCACACCGCAATCGCGTGTGTGCAGAACGCTTACAACATCATCGACCGGAGCGCCCAACCGGTCCTGGACCTGTGCGTCGAGCACGGTATCGCGTTCGTTCCATTCTTTCCGCTCGGTTCGGCGTTCGATCCGAACAGTCCCGTGCTCGGCAACGACGTCGTCCGGCAGGCCGCAGTCGACCTCGGCTACACGCCGGCGCAGATTGTGTTGGCATGGACGCTGTCGGTCGCGCCCAACGTCCTGCTGATTCCGGGAACATCGTCACCGACGCACCTGGTGGAGAACCTCGCGGTAGCGGATATCGCGCTGCCCGAAGATATCTCGGATCGGCTGGACGGCGTGAGCAGATGA
- a CDS encoding class I SAM-dependent methyltransferase encodes MAFDQVMDWDNAYRGTGEFAGPPPWNIGEPQPELAALHRAGKFRSDVLDAGCGHAELSLTLAADGYTVVGMDLSPTAIAAANRAAQERNLRTASFVQGDITSFTGYNGRFSTVVDSTLFHSLPVESRDGYLSSIHRASAPGASYYVLVFAKGAFPEDLETKPNEVDEDELRAAVSKHWVVDDIRPAFIHANVTAIPGTPVEPLPHDHDEKGRIKFPAFLLTAHKD; translated from the coding sequence ATGGCATTTGATCAGGTCATGGATTGGGACAACGCCTACCGCGGCACAGGCGAGTTCGCCGGCCCGCCACCGTGGAATATCGGTGAGCCACAGCCCGAACTGGCGGCGCTGCACCGGGCTGGAAAGTTCCGTAGTGATGTGCTCGACGCCGGCTGCGGCCACGCGGAACTGTCGCTGACCCTGGCGGCCGACGGCTACACCGTCGTGGGCATGGATTTGAGCCCGACGGCGATCGCCGCGGCCAACCGTGCCGCGCAGGAGCGCAATCTGAGAACCGCCAGCTTCGTACAGGGTGATATCACCTCGTTCACCGGCTACAACGGCCGATTCAGCACCGTGGTGGATTCGACCTTGTTCCATTCGCTACCCGTCGAGAGCCGCGACGGCTACCTGAGCTCGATTCACCGGGCCTCGGCACCCGGCGCGTCCTACTACGTGCTGGTGTTCGCCAAGGGTGCGTTCCCGGAAGACCTGGAGACCAAGCCCAACGAAGTTGACGAGGACGAGTTACGGGCGGCCGTGTCCAAGCACTGGGTGGTCGACGACATCCGCCCGGCCTTCATCCACGCGAACGTAACCGCGATCCCGGGCACACCGGTGGAACCACTGCCGCACGATCACGACGAGAAGGGCCGGATCAAGTTCCCGGCCTTCCTTCTGACCGCACACAAGGACTGA
- a CDS encoding acyltransferase gives MCARQADDDQGGLEQVDGVDRVAALTGVRAVAAMTVMGTHASYGTGLLTHGYAGLLGARLEIGVPIFFVLSGLLLFRPWVRAVVGGGQAPSVLRYARSRFRRIVPAYVVTVLLVFGIYQLRPVHPNPGHTWVGLVRNLTLTQIYSDDYFTSYLHQGLSQMWSLAVEVAFYAVLPVLAYLLLVVLCRRRFRPLRLFTGLTVIAGVSPAWLVILHNTHWLPVGAGAWLPHYLAWFAGGMMLAVLATTGVRCYALAALPLAVACYLVVSTPIAGRTTAVTLSLSEDVSKTILYAVIATLVVAPLALGDSGVYARLMGSRPLVWLGEISYEIFLLHVVVMDLVMALVLRWPVYTGSAAVLFAVTLAATVPPAWLLHRLTRPRR, from the coding sequence TTGTGTGCCCGACAAGCTGACGACGACCAGGGCGGGCTCGAGCAGGTCGACGGTGTCGACCGCGTCGCCGCGCTGACCGGGGTGCGGGCGGTCGCCGCGATGACCGTGATGGGAACCCACGCGTCCTACGGCACCGGGCTGCTCACCCACGGCTATGCCGGTCTGCTGGGCGCGCGCCTGGAGATCGGGGTGCCGATCTTCTTCGTGCTCTCAGGGCTGTTGTTGTTCCGCCCGTGGGTGCGGGCCGTGGTCGGCGGGGGTCAGGCGCCGTCGGTGCTGCGGTATGCCCGCAGCCGGTTCCGCCGAATCGTGCCCGCGTATGTGGTGACGGTGCTGCTGGTGTTCGGGATCTACCAGCTGCGCCCGGTACACCCCAACCCGGGCCACACCTGGGTGGGGCTGGTGCGGAATCTGACCTTGACCCAGATCTACAGCGACGACTACTTCACGTCCTACCTGCATCAAGGGCTGAGCCAGATGTGGAGCTTGGCTGTGGAGGTGGCGTTCTACGCAGTGCTGCCGGTGCTGGCCTACCTGCTGCTGGTGGTGCTGTGCCGCCGCCGGTTCCGGCCGCTGCGGCTGTTCACTGGGCTGACGGTGATCGCCGGGGTGAGCCCGGCTTGGCTGGTGATCCTGCACAACACCCACTGGTTGCCGGTGGGTGCGGGGGCGTGGTTGCCGCACTACCTGGCCTGGTTCGCGGGCGGCATGATGCTCGCGGTGCTGGCGACGACGGGGGTGCGGTGCTATGCGCTGGCGGCGCTGCCGCTGGCCGTGGCCTGCTATCTGGTGGTGTCGACGCCGATTGCCGGGCGGACCACCGCGGTCACCCTAAGCCTGTCCGAAGATGTATCCAAGACGATCCTGTATGCGGTGATCGCCACGCTGGTGGTGGCGCCGCTCGCGTTGGGGGATTCCGGCGTGTACGCCCGGCTGATGGGCAGCCGGCCGCTGGTGTGGCTGGGGGAGATCTCGTACGAGATCTTCCTGCTGCACGTGGTGGTCATGGACCTGGTGATGGCGCTGGTGCTGCGGTGGCCCGTCTACACCGGCTCCGCCGCGGTGCTGTTCGCTGTCACACTGGCCGCGACCGTGCCGCCGGCGTGGTTGCTGCATCGGCTCACCCGGCCCCGACGCTAG
- the modA gene encoding molybdate ABC transporter substrate-binding protein: MTRVRALAIAGVMALAVTTGCQSNSASEPSSASEAGSLTVFAAASLKSAFTEIANQYKTDNPGSSVEFSFAGSSDLVTQLTQGATADVFASADTRNMDKAAQAGLLDGNPVNFATNTLTIAVAPGNPKGITSFRDLTKPGVSVVVCAPPVPCGGATQTVEKVTGITLDPVSEESSVTDVLNKVTTGQADAGVVYVTDAAGAGDKVTAVPFPEAAEAVNTYPIAVLKQSKNAAAAHRFVDLVTGEAGQKALAKAGFAKP, from the coding sequence ATGACTCGTGTGCGTGCGCTGGCCATCGCCGGTGTGATGGCGCTGGCCGTGACCACCGGCTGCCAGTCCAATTCCGCCTCGGAACCCAGCTCGGCATCCGAAGCCGGCTCGCTCACGGTGTTCGCCGCGGCGTCGCTGAAGTCCGCATTCACCGAGATCGCCAACCAGTACAAGACCGACAACCCGGGCTCGTCCGTGGAGTTCTCGTTCGCGGGGTCCTCGGACCTGGTCACACAGTTGACCCAGGGCGCCACCGCTGACGTGTTCGCGTCGGCCGACACTCGCAATATGGACAAGGCCGCCCAGGCCGGCCTACTCGACGGTAACCCGGTCAATTTCGCGACCAACACGCTGACCATCGCGGTGGCACCTGGAAATCCCAAAGGCATCACGTCATTTCGCGATCTGACCAAGCCCGGCGTCAGCGTAGTGGTGTGCGCCCCGCCCGTGCCGTGCGGCGGAGCGACGCAGACTGTCGAGAAGGTCACCGGTATCACGCTGGATCCGGTCAGCGAGGAGTCCTCGGTGACCGATGTACTCAATAAGGTCACCACCGGGCAGGCCGACGCCGGAGTCGTCTACGTCACCGATGCCGCCGGGGCGGGTGACAAGGTGACCGCTGTGCCGTTCCCCGAGGCCGCTGAGGCTGTCAACACCTACCCGATCGCGGTGCTCAAGCAGTCCAAGAACGCTGCCGCGGCCCATCGCTTCGTCGACCTCGTCACCGGTGAGGCCGGCCAGAAGGCGCTGGCGAAAGCGGGATTTGCCAAGCCCTGA
- the glpK gene encoding glycerol kinase GlpK — protein MSADFVAAIDQGTTSTRCMIFDHAGAEVGRHQLEHEQILPRAGWVEHNPAEIWERTAAVIMTALNKTGLTAADLAGLGITNQRETTLVWNRRTGRPYHNAIVWQDTRTDRIAAALDRDGRGEVIRRKAGLPPATYFSGGKIAWILDNVDGVRADAEKGDALFGNPDSWVVWNLTGGHRGGVHVTDVTNASRTMLMNLETLDWDDELLSFFGIPRQMLPEIRPSSSPVPYGLTRAEGPLDGEVPLTGILGDQQAAMVGQVCLDAGEAKNTYGTGNFLLLNTGEKMVRSANGLLTTVCYQFGDSKPVYALEGSIAVTGSAVQWLRDQLGIISGAAQSESLARQVADNGGVYFVPAFSGLFAPYWRSDARGAIVGLSRFNTNAHVARATLEAICYQSRDVVDAMEADSGVHLEVLKVDGGITANQLCMQIQADVLGVDVVKPVVAETTALGAAYAAGLAVGFWSNADDLRANWQEGQRWSPRWSEDQRSSGYAGWRKAVQRTLDWVEID, from the coding sequence ATGTCGGCCGATTTCGTCGCAGCCATCGACCAAGGCACCACCAGCACCCGCTGCATGATCTTCGACCACGCCGGCGCCGAGGTGGGCCGCCATCAGCTCGAGCACGAGCAGATCCTGCCGCGCGCCGGGTGGGTCGAACACAATCCGGCAGAGATCTGGGAACGCACCGCAGCGGTGATCATGACCGCGCTCAACAAGACCGGACTCACGGCCGCGGACCTGGCGGGGCTCGGCATCACCAACCAGCGGGAGACCACTCTGGTGTGGAACCGCCGCACCGGCAGGCCGTATCACAACGCCATCGTGTGGCAGGACACTCGCACCGACCGAATCGCCGCGGCCCTGGATCGGGACGGGCGCGGCGAGGTGATTCGGCGCAAGGCCGGGCTGCCGCCGGCAACCTACTTCTCCGGCGGCAAGATTGCGTGGATCCTGGACAACGTCGACGGCGTGCGGGCCGATGCCGAGAAAGGCGACGCGCTCTTCGGAAACCCCGACAGCTGGGTGGTGTGGAATCTGACGGGAGGTCATCGCGGCGGCGTGCACGTCACCGACGTCACCAATGCCAGCCGCACCATGCTGATGAACCTGGAGACCCTGGACTGGGACGATGAACTGTTGTCGTTCTTCGGGATTCCGCGCCAGATGCTGCCCGAGATCCGGCCCTCGTCGTCGCCCGTGCCCTATGGCCTCACCCGCGCGGAGGGACCACTGGACGGCGAGGTGCCGTTGACGGGCATTCTCGGCGACCAGCAGGCCGCGATGGTCGGCCAGGTGTGCCTGGATGCCGGCGAGGCCAAGAACACCTATGGCACCGGCAATTTCCTGCTGCTCAACACGGGCGAGAAGATGGTCCGGTCCGCCAACGGGCTACTGACCACGGTGTGCTACCAGTTCGGTGACTCGAAACCCGTGTACGCCCTGGAAGGTTCGATCGCGGTCACCGGATCAGCCGTGCAGTGGCTGCGCGATCAGCTCGGCATCATCAGTGGCGCCGCGCAGAGCGAGTCGCTGGCCCGGCAGGTCGCCGACAACGGCGGCGTGTACTTCGTGCCCGCGTTCTCGGGGCTGTTCGCGCCGTACTGGCGTTCGGACGCCCGGGGCGCGATCGTTGGGCTGTCGCGGTTCAACACCAACGCGCATGTGGCCCGGGCGACGCTGGAGGCGATCTGCTACCAGAGCCGCGACGTGGTCGACGCGATGGAGGCCGATTCCGGTGTGCACCTTGAGGTTCTGAAGGTCGACGGCGGTATCACCGCCAACCAGCTGTGCATGCAGATTCAGGCCGATGTGCTCGGCGTGGATGTGGTCAAGCCGGTCGTCGCCGAGACCACCGCGCTCGGCGCGGCCTACGCGGCGGGGCTGGCGGTCGGGTTCTGGAGCAACGCCGACGATCTGCGGGCCAATTGGCAGGAAGGTCAGCGCTGGAGCCCGAGGTGGAGTGAAGACCAGCGATCGAGCGGCTACGCCGGTTGGCGGAAAGCAGTCCAGCGCACGCTGGATTGGGTTGAGATCGACTGA